In one Methanothermobacter sp. genomic region, the following are encoded:
- a CDS encoding 4Fe-4S dicluster domain-containing protein: MLMVIDPARCSGCDDCINACKKTHGVARVRKADRMPVFCLQCHPEKAPCARICPVGAIREDDEVLVIDEDACILCKLCMVACPAGMIVLDSEKKSAEKCTLCMDADCLLPACVDACKENVLKLVSVDDLADLRDHREFSEVLEETMKIYRGKV, from the coding sequence ATGCTGATGGTCATTGACCCTGCAAGGTGCAGTGGCTGCGATGACTGCATAAATGCATGCAAAAAGACCCATGGAGTTGCAAGGGTCAGGAAGGCCGACAGGATGCCGGTATTCTGTCTTCAGTGTCATCCTGAGAAGGCCCCATGCGCAAGGATATGCCCTGTTGGCGCCATAAGGGAGGACGATGAGGTGCTTGTGATTGATGAGGACGCATGCATACTCTGCAAGCTGTGTATGGTTGCCTGCCCAGCTGGAATGATAGTCCTTGACTCTGAAAAGAAATCAGCAGAAAAGTGCACGCTATGCATGGATGCCGACTGTCTACTGCCTGCATGCGTGGATGCATGTAAGGAGAATGTCCTTAAACTGGTATCTGTGGATGACCTTGCTGATCTCAGGGATCACAGGGAGTTCAGCGAGGTCCTTGAGGAGACAATGAAAATCTACAGGGGCAAGGTTTAG
- a CDS encoding HEAT repeat domain-containing protein: MLGGVRAAAARALGNIGDSRAIEPLINSLEDPDIDVRISALRSLASLRNERSADAVEGCLNDPLEDIRKNALITLAEVDPKRGVDHALAALNDRSWVVRKAAARVIRSLGDERCIEVLIDKLNDPDLEVRRQIVLAVVRLGEAAVEPLLEKLSDPSWQTRAVIVEALGEIGSKRAVPHLKRMVSGRKRDENRYVRGKVAEALGLIGDPDALESLIEALNDPYLFVRRKARAAIDLIDVESYLKRFDNGEISFRYPIFWDLLEVKDGEKLITGSCKEHGLKMSIKRKEASGVTAEEFSDILIDVLNMRGLFNVTRSTVTVDSEHGYMVTGETKKDRIVTFIFKKKGYIYYIYFRGPLENITGSYKYIRVLINTLHVEI; encoded by the coding sequence ATACTTGGTGGTGTTAGGGCTGCTGCAGCCAGAGCACTGGGAAATATAGGTGATTCAAGAGCAATTGAACCACTGATAAATTCCCTTGAGGATCCCGATATTGATGTGAGAATCAGTGCACTGAGATCACTTGCTTCTTTAAGGAATGAAAGGTCAGCCGATGCTGTCGAAGGATGTTTAAATGACCCCCTTGAGGATATAAGAAAAAATGCCCTCATCACCCTTGCAGAGGTGGACCCCAAAAGGGGAGTTGACCATGCATTAGCTGCACTTAATGACAGGTCATGGGTCGTGAGAAAGGCCGCTGCAAGGGTAATCAGAAGTCTGGGTGATGAAAGGTGTATTGAGGTCCTTATTGATAAACTCAACGACCCTGATCTGGAGGTCCGGCGCCAGATTGTCCTTGCAGTTGTGAGACTTGGTGAAGCAGCAGTTGAACCCCTTCTTGAAAAACTTTCTGATCCCTCATGGCAGACAAGGGCTGTCATTGTTGAAGCTCTAGGGGAGATAGGATCAAAAAGGGCTGTTCCCCACCTCAAAAGGATGGTCTCAGGAAGAAAAAGGGATGAAAACAGATATGTTCGAGGAAAGGTTGCAGAGGCCCTGGGGCTTATAGGAGATCCAGATGCCCTTGAATCACTCATAGAGGCCCTCAATGATCCCTACCTTTTTGTTAGAAGAAAGGCCCGCGCAGCGATAGACTTGATCGATGTGGAATCATACCTCAAGAGATTCGATAATGGGGAGATAAGCTTCAGGTACCCCATTTTCTGGGACCTCCTGGAGGTTAAGGATGGTGAAAAACTCATTACAGGTTCATGTAAGGAACATGGGCTTAAAATGTCCATTAAGAGAAAGGAAGCCTCTGGAGTAACTGCTGAAGAATTTTCAGATATCTTAATTGACGTTCTGAACATGAGGGGTCTTTTTAACGTCACAAGGAGCACGGTTACCGTGGACAGCGAACATGGATACATGGTAACCGGTGAAACAAAGAAAGACAGGATAGTGACATTCATCTTCAAAAAGAAGGGTTACATATATTACATATACTTCAGGGGCCCCCTTGAAAACATCACTGGCTCCTACAAATATATAAGGGTGCTGATAAACACCCTTCACGTGGAAATCTAG
- a CDS encoding HEAT repeat domain-containing protein produces MEALESEDYTVRLDAARALEELSDERSVPALIDALRYEKWQRD; encoded by the coding sequence ATGGAGGCTCTTGAAAGTGAGGATTACACCGTAAGGCTGGATGCTGCCCGAGCCCTTGAAGAACTGTCAGATGAACGATCAGTTCCCGCCCTGATTGATGCACTCAGATATGAGAAATGGCAGAGGGACTAA